A single genomic interval of Aureliella helgolandensis harbors:
- a CDS encoding N-acyl amino acid synthase FeeM domain-containing protein: MRICNAHSETAGAKITCRLAHSREDFCNAFRLLHQQYCAAGLCRPNPSGMRISPQQLQPESQVIVAEQRRQVVGTVSLTIDSKRQLPLENIFGTEVRALRTRKLRLLEVGCLAATGSTHRFPSPVYAALTRAAIEVAQRSGTDRMIAAVHPRHSKFYERSMGFQRLSQPVAYEMVEGQLAVCVSGSPNSPGNYRNPWRRIFFEGPLNPLLSLNSAMLPFDRAYFSRLLNQLQPASLPTRHRVA, translated from the coding sequence ATGCGGATATGCAACGCCCATTCTGAAACTGCTGGCGCCAAGATCACTTGCCGGCTGGCACACAGCCGTGAGGATTTTTGCAACGCATTTCGGCTTCTGCACCAACAGTATTGTGCGGCCGGATTATGCCGCCCCAACCCTAGCGGCATGCGCATCAGCCCACAGCAATTGCAGCCGGAAAGCCAAGTTATCGTGGCCGAGCAGAGACGGCAGGTCGTCGGCACTGTTTCTTTGACTATTGACAGCAAACGGCAGTTGCCGCTGGAGAACATATTTGGCACAGAGGTGCGCGCGTTACGCACCCGCAAGTTGCGTTTGCTAGAAGTGGGATGTTTGGCTGCGACGGGGAGTACACACCGCTTCCCTTCCCCCGTATACGCTGCACTGACTCGAGCAGCTATCGAAGTTGCACAGCGGAGTGGTACGGACCGCATGATAGCCGCCGTACACCCGCGTCATTCGAAATTCTACGAGCGTAGCATGGGTTTCCAACGACTGAGCCAGCCGGTTGCCTACGAGATGGTCGAGGGGCAGCTGGCCGTCTGCGTCTCAGGCTCGCCAAATTCGCCGGGGAACTACCGCAATCCATGGCGACGAATTTTCTTTGAAGGCCCTCTAAATCCTTTGCTCTCGTTGAATTCTGCGATGCTTCCCTTCGACCGCGCCTATTTCTCCAGGTTGCTCAATCAGCTCCAGCCAGCGTCGCTACCCACCCGCCACCGCGTGGCATAG
- a CDS encoding ThiF family adenylyltransferase: MLVPTSIEEISTTQNGIPIRIAQGLQMSSESETQEEIPSVDASWDYETAFSRNLGLVSPEEQQRLRGTRVAIPGMGGVGGIHLMTLARLGVGKFRIADADEFEMKNFNRQFGATLNTIGCSKTQVLADSARGVNPELELDTMNEFVSADNVDRFLDGVDLLVDSVDFFAFKARRMLFNEARRRGIWAITAGPIGFSTAWLLFDPNGMSFDDYFDLHDAMSPVEMFAAFAMGLAPRATHVPYFDFSYVDASGRGPSVAAACHLASGVVGTEAVKILLGRGRLRAAPAYAQFDAYRGLLRQGRLVMGNRNPLQRLKRHVLKKRMLKLGYGQSASST; the protein is encoded by the coding sequence ATGCTCGTTCCAACTTCTATCGAAGAGATCAGTACTACACAAAACGGAATTCCAATTCGAATTGCGCAAGGCTTGCAGATGTCCTCTGAGTCGGAAACACAAGAAGAGATCCCTTCCGTCGATGCGTCCTGGGACTATGAGACTGCTTTTTCTCGCAATTTGGGGCTTGTGTCTCCAGAGGAGCAACAACGACTCCGAGGGACGCGAGTTGCCATACCTGGTATGGGAGGTGTGGGCGGAATCCACTTGATGACTTTGGCCCGTTTAGGGGTTGGGAAATTTCGAATTGCGGATGCCGACGAATTCGAAATGAAGAATTTCAACCGTCAGTTTGGCGCTACACTCAACACCATTGGTTGTTCCAAGACTCAAGTGTTGGCGGACTCAGCGCGGGGAGTCAATCCCGAGCTCGAGCTCGACACCATGAACGAGTTTGTCTCCGCTGACAATGTCGATCGCTTTCTCGATGGGGTCGACTTGTTGGTCGATTCGGTCGACTTTTTTGCATTCAAAGCTCGTCGGATGTTGTTCAATGAGGCTCGTCGCCGTGGTATTTGGGCGATCACTGCTGGACCTATTGGATTCAGTACCGCTTGGCTGTTGTTTGACCCAAATGGAATGAGTTTTGATGACTACTTTGACTTGCACGATGCGATGAGCCCGGTTGAAATGTTCGCCGCGTTCGCCATGGGCCTAGCTCCACGCGCTACGCACGTACCCTATTTCGATTTCTCCTATGTGGATGCCAGTGGCCGTGGGCCTTCGGTGGCTGCAGCCTGTCATTTAGCCAGTGGAGTTGTCGGCACAGAAGCGGTCAAAATTCTGCTTGGCCGCGGGCGCCTTCGCGCCGCTCCTGCCTACGCACAATTTGATGCCTATCGAGGACTACTGCGCCAAGGCCGGTTGGTCATGGGGAATCGCAATCCTCTGCAACGCCTGAAACGCCACGTGCTGAAGAAGCGAATGCTCAAGCTGGGGTATGGCCAGTCGGCTAGTAGTACCTAG